The proteins below come from a single Nitrospirota bacterium genomic window:
- a CDS encoding PstS family phosphate ABC transporter substrate-binding protein — translation MFKKIFVGMIALIVMVMATSVQVMAAEKIVKIDGSSTVYPITEAVAEEFQKAKKAGIKVTVGISGTGGGFKKFCRGETDISDASRPILKKEMDACKEKGIEYIELPVAYDGLAVMVNPKNTWVKSMTVADLKKIWEPAAQGKITKWNQVRAEWPNAPLKLFGPGVDSGTFDYFTEAIVEKAKSSRGDYTSSEDDNVLVQGIAGDKNALGYFGLAYYEENRDKLKLVPVINPKTGKEVLPSEKTVMDGTYQPLSRPIFIYVSKKSLDKPEVKEFVEFYLKSASRLVKEVKYVPLPDKAYKLAEERFTKRKTGTLFGGEAEVGVKIEDLLAREEKK, via the coding sequence ATGTTCAAAAAGATTTTTGTGGGCATGATTGCCCTCATAGTTATGGTGATGGCTACCTCAGTCCAAGTAATGGCTGCAGAAAAGATTGTAAAGATTGACGGTTCAAGCACGGTCTATCCAATCACCGAGGCTGTTGCAGAGGAATTCCAGAAGGCTAAGAAGGCCGGTATTAAAGTGACTGTAGGTATTTCAGGAACAGGCGGGGGATTCAAAAAGTTCTGCAGGGGTGAGACAGATATATCTGATGCATCAAGACCTATACTTAAGAAAGAGATGGATGCATGTAAAGAGAAAGGCATCGAATACATTGAACTCCCTGTTGCCTATGATGGTCTTGCTGTTATGGTGAATCCGAAAAATACATGGGTTAAGTCCATGACCGTTGCTGACCTTAAAAAGATCTGGGAACCTGCAGCTCAGGGGAAAATTACAAAATGGAATCAGGTAAGAGCAGAATGGCCTAATGCCCCACTGAAACTATTCGGTCCAGGTGTGGACTCAGGTACCTTTGATTACTTTACCGAAGCGATTGTAGAAAAGGCAAAGTCATCAAGGGGGGACTATACTTCAAGCGAGGATGACAATGTCCTTGTCCAGGGAATAGCAGGAGACAAAAATGCCCTCGGCTACTTTGGTTTAGCATACTACGAAGAGAACAGGGACAAATTAAAGCTCGTCCCTGTAATCAATCCTAAAACAGGGAAAGAGGTGCTTCCATCCGAGAAGACTGTTATGGACGGCACATACCAGCCCCTTTCGAGGCCGATCTTTATCTATGTAAGCAAAAAGTCATTGGACAAACCAGAGGTGAAGGAGTTTGTAGAATTCTATCTAAAGAGTGCGTCAAGACTTGTAAAAGAGGTCAAATATGTCCCCCTCCCTGATAAGGCATATAAGCTCGCAGAGGAGAGATTCACAAAAAGAAAGACGGGAACCCTGTTTGGTGGAGAGGCAGAAGTAGGCGTTAAGATAGAGGATCTGCTTGCGAGAGAGGAAAAGAAATAA
- a CDS encoding helix-turn-helix transcriptional regulator encodes MKSETTMQRIAETFKVLGDATRTKIVFALSLQELCVCDLANLLNTTRSAVSHQLRILRNMRLVKYRKEGKMVFYSIDDEHITNLFNECLRHVEEDG; translated from the coding sequence ATGAAGTCCGAGACTACAATGCAGAGGATTGCAGAGACCTTTAAAGTGCTTGGAGATGCCACGAGGACAAAAATAGTCTTTGCGCTGTCACTTCAGGAGCTTTGCGTATGCGACTTGGCAAACCTGTTGAATACAACTCGCTCTGCTGTTTCGCATCAGTTGAGGATATTGAGGAATATGAGGCTCGTGAAATACAGGAAAGAGGGGAAGATGGTCTTTTATTCCATTGACGATGAACATATCACCAATTTATTTAACGAATGTCTGAGGCATGTAGAGGAAGATGGCTAA